The following are from one region of the Sandaracinus amylolyticus genome:
- a CDS encoding carbon-nitrogen hydrolase family protein, whose translation MRTKVGVVQMTSTGDVEANLLTVERLVREAAADRATLVVIPECFAYLGPENGKLELAESLPSPEGSAPLSTPGRSAPVGGPILARMSELARRTRAQLVLGGFWEKGAAPLHGSAGKVRNACVHVDELGTVRAVYRKIHLFDVDLPDGTKLEESATVEPGSELVVADAPFGKLGLSVCYDVRFPELYRGLVDRGAIALAVPAAFTLTTGKDHWHVLLRARAIEAQSYVLAAAQTGHHFGQRRSYGHALICDPWGTVLAECGEGEGVATAWIDPSVVEKVRASLPSLRHRVLGSKS comes from the coding sequence ATGAGGACCAAGGTCGGTGTGGTGCAGATGACGTCGACGGGCGACGTCGAGGCGAACCTGCTCACGGTCGAGCGCCTGGTGCGCGAGGCGGCCGCGGACCGCGCGACGCTGGTCGTGATCCCCGAGTGCTTCGCGTACCTCGGGCCCGAGAACGGCAAGCTGGAGCTCGCCGAGTCGCTGCCTTCCCCGGAGGGCTCCGCCCCCCTGTCGACCCCCGGCCGCTCCGCGCCGGTGGGCGGTCCGATCCTGGCGCGCATGAGCGAGCTCGCGCGGCGCACCCGCGCGCAGCTGGTGCTCGGCGGGTTCTGGGAGAAGGGCGCTGCTCCTCTTCACGGCAGCGCGGGCAAGGTGCGCAACGCGTGCGTGCACGTCGACGAGCTCGGCACGGTGCGCGCGGTCTATCGCAAGATCCATCTGTTCGACGTCGACCTCCCGGACGGCACGAAGCTCGAGGAGTCGGCGACGGTCGAGCCGGGCTCGGAGCTCGTCGTCGCCGACGCGCCGTTCGGCAAGCTCGGCCTGTCGGTCTGCTACGACGTGCGCTTCCCCGAGCTCTATCGCGGGCTCGTCGATCGCGGCGCGATCGCGCTGGCGGTGCCCGCCGCGTTCACGCTCACGACGGGCAAGGATCACTGGCACGTGCTGCTGCGTGCGCGCGCGATCGAGGCCCAGTCGTACGTGCTCGCGGCCGCGCAGACCGGGCACCACTTCGGGCAGCGTCGCAGCTACGGGCATGCGCTGATCTGCGATCCGTGGGGCACCGTCCTCGCGGAGTGCGGCGAGGGCGAGGGCGTCGCGACCGCGTGGATCGATCCGAGCGTCGTCGAGAAGGTGCGCGCGAGCCTGCCCTCGCTGCGGCACCGCGTGCTCGGGTCGAAGAGCTGA